A single window of Streptomyces griseoviridis DNA harbors:
- a CDS encoding helix-turn-helix domain-containing protein: protein MGDDRRQQFGQYLAGLRRATGKSQRQLAAVLCSLSGTQSVTRTEVSRWERGGRIPDVWLPYLAAALATPETQLRQAVAYARGDSLAQLPGATAMLAHLLPPGDPLEPLRARTGQRVGADAVTGLAGRVHALRLADDVLSGGDLIAPAFRELTKAITLYRGASYSSDTGRGLLVQIGELAQITGWVASDAGRVDDAERAYRLGISAAKQAGDGPLVAHLAGSLAYQWSNTGRERDGVDLATAALAEAGVDAPGQTRALFHDRVAWAHTRLGRPHAQQAVRALGEAHDALDDGADDEAPLWAYWVSREELEVMDARVFTELHRPLRAVPLLTDVLTRYDATRARELALYRSWLAVALADANEPEQAAAEALRVVELSRELSSTRTAARVRAVLERLTEYDDVPEVRDVLAGHGHLLLV from the coding sequence ATGGGTGATGACCGGCGACAACAGTTCGGCCAGTACCTAGCCGGGCTGCGTCGAGCCACGGGCAAGTCGCAGCGACAGCTGGCCGCGGTGCTGTGCTCGCTGTCGGGCACTCAGTCCGTCACCCGCACCGAGGTGTCGCGCTGGGAGAGAGGCGGCCGGATCCCGGACGTATGGCTGCCCTACCTCGCGGCCGCCCTCGCGACGCCCGAGACGCAACTGCGTCAGGCCGTCGCCTACGCCCGCGGCGACAGCCTCGCGCAGCTCCCGGGGGCCACTGCCATGCTCGCGCATCTTCTGCCCCCGGGCGATCCGCTGGAGCCGTTACGAGCCCGCACGGGGCAGCGGGTGGGCGCCGACGCGGTGACCGGCCTCGCCGGCCGCGTACACGCGTTGCGCCTTGCCGACGATGTCCTGTCCGGCGGTGACCTGATCGCGCCCGCGTTCCGTGAGCTGACGAAGGCGATCACCCTGTACCGGGGTGCTTCGTACAGCAGCGACACCGGCCGCGGACTCCTCGTGCAGATCGGCGAGTTGGCGCAGATCACCGGATGGGTCGCCTCGGATGCCGGCCGTGTGGATGATGCGGAGCGCGCGTACCGGCTCGGGATCTCCGCAGCGAAACAGGCTGGTGACGGGCCGCTCGTCGCACATCTCGCCGGGTCGCTGGCCTACCAGTGGTCGAACACGGGGCGAGAGCGGGACGGTGTGGATCTCGCGACGGCCGCGCTCGCCGAGGCCGGTGTCGACGCCCCTGGGCAGACGCGCGCGCTGTTCCACGACCGGGTCGCGTGGGCGCACACCCGGCTCGGACGCCCGCACGCGCAACAGGCCGTCCGCGCCCTGGGCGAGGCGCACGACGCCCTCGACGACGGGGCCGACGACGAGGCGCCGCTGTGGGCGTACTGGGTGTCGCGGGAGGAGCTGGAGGTGATGGACGCCCGCGTCTTCACGGAGCTCCACCGGCCGCTGCGCGCGGTCCCTCTGCTGACGGATGTGCTGACCCGGTACGACGCGACGCGCGCCCGGGAGTTGGCGCTGTACCGGTCGTGGCTGGCGGTCGCCCTCGCGGACGCGAACGAGCCTGAGCAGGCTGCGGCCGAGGCGCTGCGGGTCGTCGAGCTGTCCCGGGAACTGTCGTCGACCCGGACGGCGGCCAGAGTCCGGGCCGTGCTCGAGCGGCTGACGGAGTACGACGACGTTCCCGAGGTGCGCGACGTTCTGGCCGGGCACGGGCACTTGCTGCTCGTTTGA
- a CDS encoding amino acid permease — MTDDARAQGPSDEERLAQLGYTQVLARRMSAFSNYAVSFTIISVLSGCLTLYLFGMNTGGPAVITWGWIGVGLMTLFVGLAMAEICSAYPTSAGLYFWAHRLAPPRTAAAWAWFTGWFNVLGQVAVTAGIDFGAASFLGAYLNLQFDFEVTPGRTVLLFAAILLLHGLLNTFGVRIVALLNSVSVWWHVVGVAVIVGALALVPDRHQSTSFVFTHFVNNTGWGSGVYVVLLGLLMAQYTFTGYDASAHMTEETHDASTAGPKGIVRSIWTSWIAGFVLLLGFTYAIQNYDRELASPTGAPPAQILLDALGATAGKLLLLVVIGAQLFCGMASVTANSRMIYAFSRDGALPFSRVWHTVSPRTRTPVAAVWLAAVGALVLGLPYLINVTAYAAVTSIAVIGLYIAYVIPTLLRLRKGDDFARGPWHLGRWSRAIGVVAVVWVGVITVLFMLPQVSPVTTDTFNYAPVAVLVVLGFAATWWLASARHWFLNPDHARNTPQDQTPATHSERTTP; from the coding sequence ATGACAGATGACGCCAGGGCGCAGGGGCCGTCGGACGAAGAACGGCTGGCCCAGCTCGGCTACACCCAGGTACTCGCGCGCCGGATGTCGGCGTTCTCCAACTACGCGGTCTCCTTCACGATCATCTCGGTCCTCTCCGGCTGTCTGACGCTGTACCTGTTCGGGATGAACACCGGCGGTCCCGCCGTGATCACCTGGGGCTGGATAGGCGTCGGCCTGATGACCCTCTTCGTCGGCCTGGCGATGGCCGAGATCTGTTCGGCCTACCCGACCTCCGCGGGCCTCTACTTCTGGGCCCACCGGCTCGCGCCGCCCCGCACGGCCGCCGCCTGGGCCTGGTTCACCGGCTGGTTCAACGTGCTCGGCCAGGTCGCGGTGACCGCCGGCATCGACTTCGGGGCCGCGTCCTTCCTCGGCGCCTACCTGAACCTCCAGTTCGACTTCGAGGTGACACCGGGCCGCACGGTCCTGCTGTTCGCCGCGATCCTGCTGCTGCACGGCCTGCTGAACACGTTCGGCGTACGGATCGTCGCCCTCCTCAACAGCGTGAGCGTCTGGTGGCACGTGGTCGGGGTCGCCGTCATCGTCGGCGCGCTCGCCCTCGTGCCTGACCGGCATCAGTCGACGTCCTTCGTCTTCACCCACTTCGTCAACAACACCGGCTGGGGCAGCGGGGTGTACGTGGTGCTGCTGGGGCTCCTGATGGCCCAGTACACCTTCACCGGGTACGACGCCTCCGCGCACATGACCGAGGAGACCCACGACGCCTCCACGGCGGGCCCCAAGGGCATCGTCCGCTCCATCTGGACCTCCTGGATCGCCGGCTTCGTCCTGCTGCTCGGCTTCACGTACGCCATCCAGAACTACGACAGGGAACTGGCCTCCCCGACCGGGGCGCCGCCCGCGCAGATCCTCCTCGACGCGCTCGGCGCCACCGCGGGCAAGCTGCTGCTGCTCGTCGTCATCGGGGCGCAGCTGTTCTGCGGGATGGCGTCCGTCACGGCCAACAGCCGCATGATCTACGCGTTCTCGCGGGACGGCGCGCTGCCCTTCTCCCGCGTCTGGCACACGGTCAGCCCGCGCACCCGCACCCCGGTCGCCGCGGTGTGGCTCGCGGCCGTCGGAGCCCTCGTCCTCGGCCTGCCCTACCTCATCAACGTGACCGCGTACGCGGCCGTGACGTCCATCGCGGTGATCGGCCTCTACATCGCCTACGTCATCCCGACCCTGCTGCGGCTGCGCAAGGGCGACGACTTCGCCCGCGGCCCCTGGCACCTGGGCCGCTGGTCACGGGCGATCGGCGTGGTGGCGGTGGTCTGGGTCGGCGTCATCACGGTCCTGTTCATGCTGCCGCAGGTCTCGCCGGTCACCACGGACACCTTCAACTACGCGCCGGTCGCGGTCCTGGTCGTCCTCGGCTTCGCGGCGACCTGGTGGCTGGCGTCGGCCCGCCACTGGTTCCTGAACCCGGACCACGCCCGCAACACGCCCCAGGACCAGACGCCCGCCACACACTCGGAGCGGACAACTCCCTGA
- the gcvH gene encoding glycine cleavage system protein GcvH, with translation MSNVPSDLKYTRTHEWVRHLPDGNVEVGITDHAQRALGDIVFVEIPEAGRQCGLGEAVATVESVKAASEMYTPVACEVVDGNALLSSEPEAVNTEPYGDGWLFRGRPTPGAETDELLDAAGYEEYLRSQGD, from the coding sequence ATGTCGAACGTCCCCTCCGATCTGAAGTACACCCGGACCCATGAGTGGGTGCGTCACCTGCCCGACGGGAACGTGGAAGTGGGTATCACCGATCACGCCCAGCGCGCCCTGGGTGACATCGTCTTCGTCGAGATCCCGGAGGCGGGGCGGCAGTGCGGGCTCGGTGAGGCCGTCGCGACGGTGGAGTCGGTGAAGGCGGCCAGCGAGATGTACACGCCGGTGGCCTGCGAGGTCGTCGACGGGAACGCTCTGCTCTCCAGCGAGCCCGAAGCCGTCAACACCGAGCCGTACGGCGACGGGTGGCTGTTCCGGGGGCGGCCGACCCCCGGCGCCGAGACCGACGAACTGCTCGACGCCGCCGGCTACGAGGAGTACCTGCGGAGCCAGGGCGACTGA
- a CDS encoding sensor histidine kinase translates to MGKSVRDAGRATRHLAVAAAMTFGLWLFTTVLLIAVFGTLLVVGAWLLPEAVLLVRRIAGAKRQLTARWTGQRIPEAYLPLTGTVRERVRTAVRDPGTRTDLRWMFAAYVYGVLVVVAVPLWPVALVVDGVRAGLPRARPLVLPLIVRLADLEADWSTALLKPSPAAQLSARVEELAATRADAIAAHGAELRRIERDLHDGAQANLVALSMRIGLAKRAYDRDPDTARRLLDEAQAQAEQALTELRHVVRGIHPPILTDRGLVGAVRALAAVSGLRVGVEVAGLEDDGVRAPAAVEAAAYFVIAEALTNAAKYSGAPGAAVRLERVRRGLLVRVADEGGGGADETAGSGLVGIRRRVAALDGTVEISSPPGGPTVVEARLPCVW, encoded by the coding sequence ATGGGGAAGAGCGTGCGGGACGCCGGGCGGGCCACCAGGCATCTCGCGGTGGCCGCGGCGATGACGTTCGGTCTGTGGCTCTTCACGACCGTGCTGCTCATCGCCGTCTTCGGCACGCTCCTGGTGGTCGGGGCGTGGCTGCTGCCGGAGGCCGTGCTGCTGGTGCGGCGGATCGCCGGGGCCAAGCGGCAGCTGACCGCCCGCTGGACCGGGCAGCGCATCCCGGAGGCGTATCTGCCGCTCACCGGAACCGTCAGGGAACGCGTCCGCACGGCCGTGCGCGACCCCGGTACCCGCACCGACCTGCGCTGGATGTTCGCCGCCTACGTCTACGGCGTCCTCGTCGTCGTCGCCGTCCCGCTGTGGCCGGTCGCCCTGGTCGTGGACGGCGTCCGGGCCGGGCTGCCGCGCGCGAGGCCCCTCGTGCTGCCGCTGATCGTCAGGCTCGCCGACCTGGAGGCCGACTGGTCGACCGCCCTCCTCAAACCGTCCCCCGCGGCTCAACTCTCGGCCCGGGTAGAGGAGTTGGCGGCCACCCGGGCCGACGCCATCGCCGCGCACGGCGCCGAGCTGCGCCGGATCGAACGGGACCTGCACGACGGCGCGCAGGCCAACCTGGTCGCCCTCTCGATGCGGATCGGCCTCGCCAAACGCGCCTACGACCGCGACCCGGACACCGCGCGCAGGCTGCTCGACGAGGCGCAGGCGCAGGCCGAGCAGGCGCTCACCGAGCTGCGGCACGTGGTGCGCGGCATCCACCCGCCGATCCTCACCGACCGGGGCCTGGTGGGCGCGGTGCGCGCGCTGGCCGCCGTGAGCGGACTGCGGGTCGGCGTCGAGGTGGCGGGCCTTGAGGACGACGGGGTGCGGGCGCCGGCCGCGGTGGAGGCCGCCGCCTACTTCGTGATCGCGGAGGCGCTGACCAACGCGGCCAAGTACAGCGGTGCGCCCGGGGCGGCGGTCCGGCTGGAGCGGGTCAGGCGCGGGCTGCTGGTGCGGGTCGCCGACGAGGGCGGCGGGGGCGCCGACGAGACGGCGGGTTCGGGTCTGGTCGGCATCAGGCGCCGGGTGGCCGCGCTCGACGGGACCGTGGAGATCTCCAGCCCGCCGGGCGGCCCCACCGTGGTCGAGGCCCGGCTGCCCTGCGTGTGGTGA
- a CDS encoding ABC transporter permease produces MSHLPEGTPQSRHGEHGRPPSASERWASFTGSPFLPATVLVFILAAAAALFAAAYTYSMANPTPHHIPTGVTGQYQSARGKEFLAGMEKALDAQLDLKPYDSAAAAHEAVEQQRIYAVLDVRDGGARVGLDVSGASGFTVAQVFTEAGPAVSRATGIPVTVRDLNPLQSGDPRGLTIFYISLAAVIIGFVGAIQLSVHARALNPAERIAFTLAYALLGGFAVAAVADWWLGAVDLPFVESWLILALTMFTCGMVFTMFNTFFHRWAMIPTWGLLVLLGNPASGGAVAPPLLPTVIGRIGQWLPPGASVNAQHSAVYFQGAQHAFPFLVLAAWALLSCGLFWFWRHRHPGGRGTRPLHAAPV; encoded by the coding sequence ATGTCGCATTTGCCCGAGGGAACCCCTCAGTCCCGGCACGGAGAGCACGGCCGGCCGCCGAGCGCGTCCGAGCGCTGGGCCTCCTTCACCGGGTCGCCCTTCCTGCCGGCGACCGTGCTCGTGTTCATCCTGGCGGCGGCTGCCGCGCTGTTCGCGGCGGCGTACACGTACTCCATGGCCAACCCGACCCCGCACCACATCCCCACCGGGGTGACCGGGCAGTACCAGAGCGCGCGCGGCAAGGAGTTCCTCGCCGGGATGGAGAAGGCGCTCGACGCCCAGTTGGACCTGAAGCCCTACGACTCGGCGGCGGCCGCCCATGAGGCCGTCGAGCAGCAGCGGATCTACGCGGTCCTCGACGTGCGCGACGGCGGCGCGCGGGTCGGCCTCGACGTCTCGGGGGCGTCCGGGTTCACCGTCGCCCAGGTGTTCACGGAGGCGGGGCCCGCGGTCAGCAGGGCGACCGGCATCCCGGTCACCGTCAGGGACCTCAACCCGTTGCAGAGCGGGGACCCGCGGGGCCTGACGATCTTCTACATCTCGCTCGCGGCCGTGATCATCGGGTTCGTCGGGGCGATCCAGCTGAGCGTGCACGCGCGCGCCCTGAACCCGGCCGAACGGATCGCCTTCACGCTCGCCTACGCGCTGCTCGGCGGGTTCGCGGTGGCGGCGGTCGCGGACTGGTGGCTCGGCGCGGTCGATCTGCCGTTCGTCGAGTCCTGGCTGATCCTCGCGCTGACCATGTTCACCTGCGGCATGGTCTTCACGATGTTCAACACGTTCTTCCACCGCTGGGCGATGATCCCGACCTGGGGCCTGCTGGTGCTGCTCGGCAACCCGGCGTCGGGCGGCGCGGTGGCGCCCCCGCTGCTGCCGACGGTGATCGGCCGGATCGGTCAGTGGCTGCCGCCGGGCGCCTCGGTCAACGCGCAGCACTCGGCGGTCTACTTCCAGGGGGCGCAGCACGCGTTCCCGTTCCTGGTGCTGGCCGCCTGGGCGCTGCTGTCGTGCGGTCTGTTCTGGTTCTGGCGCCACCGGCATCCGGGCGGTCGCGGCACCCGGCCGCTGCACGCGGCACCCGTGTGA
- a CDS encoding DUF6415 family natural product biosynthesis protein has protein sequence MTDRPAVTVEPPPDLVVMRETAAIALAEDTHPEDHAALAAMLRGHLHELVPRVEELIPGRPTVVDQYCALACLGEARRKLSQEAARVAGGQTAHARRLARVLDALVTHWEQLAGAIPAARAPGNDYGPQPDQV, from the coding sequence GTGACCGACCGGCCGGCCGTGACCGTCGAGCCGCCGCCGGACCTGGTCGTGATGCGGGAGACCGCCGCCATCGCCCTCGCCGAGGACACCCACCCCGAGGACCATGCCGCGCTCGCCGCGATGCTCCGCGGACATCTGCACGAACTGGTCCCGCGGGTCGAGGAACTGATCCCCGGACGGCCGACCGTCGTCGACCAGTACTGCGCGCTCGCCTGCCTGGGCGAGGCCCGCCGCAAGCTGTCCCAGGAGGCGGCCCGGGTCGCGGGCGGCCAGACGGCGCACGCACGCCGCCTCGCCCGCGTCCTGGACGCCCTCGTCACTCACTGGGAGCAGCTGGCCGGGGCGATTCCGGCCGCCCGCGCCCCTGGAAACGACTACGGCCCCCAGCCAGACCAGGTCTGA
- a CDS encoding DEAD/DEAH box helicase gives MSISSTDHAVVPENGEAVEAVEETQTLSFADLGLPEGVVRKLAQNGVTVPFPIQAATIPDALAGKDILGRGRTGSGKTLSFGLPALATLAGGRTEKHKPRAVILTPTRELAMQVADALQPYGDVLGLKMKVVCGGTSMGNQIYALERGVDVLVATPGRLRDIINRGACSLADVQIAVLDEADQMSDLGFMPEVTELLDQVPAGGQRMLFSATMENEIKTLVDRYLKDPVSHEVDAAQGAVTTMSHHILIVKPKDKAPVTAAIASRKGRTIIFVRTQLGADRVAEQLRDAGAKADALHGGMTQGARTRTLADFKDGYVNVLVATDVAARGIHVDGIDLVLNVDPAGDHKDYLHRAGRTARAGRTGTVVSLSLPHQRRQIFRLMEDAGVDAGRHIINSGTAFEPEVAEITGARSMTEVQAESAGNAAHQAEREVSQLTKELERATRRASELREEADRLSARAARERGEDPETAVAETAVAAEGATDAAQATEQQPAADAPAREESATASAPSAPAYERPRQQRDERGNYERRDRRDDRPSGGFRRDDRRDDRGGRSFERRDDRPSGGFRRDDRRDDRGGRSFERRDDRPSGGFRRDDRRDDRGGRSFDRRDDRPSGGFRRDDRRDDRRDGDRGGRSFERRDDRPSGGFRRDDRRDGGGDRGGFRRDDRPSGHRGSDRPFNRDRQTGGDRPFNRDRQGDRPGFRSGGHDRPTGRRDDHRGTGTGTGTGSFGRRDDKPRWKRNG, from the coding sequence ATGTCCATTTCCAGTACTGATCACGCCGTCGTGCCCGAGAACGGCGAGGCTGTCGAGGCCGTGGAGGAGACGCAGACGCTCTCCTTCGCCGACCTCGGCCTCCCCGAGGGCGTGGTGCGCAAGCTCGCACAGAACGGCGTGACGGTCCCCTTCCCGATCCAGGCCGCGACCATCCCGGACGCCCTGGCCGGCAAGGACATCCTCGGCCGGGGCCGCACCGGCTCGGGCAAGACCCTCTCCTTCGGTCTGCCCGCCCTGGCCACGCTGGCCGGCGGCCGCACCGAGAAGCACAAGCCCCGCGCCGTCATCCTCACGCCGACCCGTGAGCTGGCGATGCAGGTCGCCGACGCCCTCCAGCCCTACGGCGACGTCCTCGGCCTGAAGATGAAGGTCGTCTGCGGCGGTACGTCGATGGGCAACCAGATCTACGCCCTGGAGCGCGGCGTCGACGTCCTGGTCGCCACCCCGGGCCGGCTGCGCGACATCATCAACCGCGGCGCCTGCTCCCTCGCGGACGTGCAGATCGCCGTCCTCGACGAGGCCGACCAGATGTCCGACCTGGGCTTCATGCCCGAGGTGACGGAGCTGCTCGACCAGGTGCCGGCCGGCGGCCAGCGCATGCTCTTCTCCGCCACCATGGAGAACGAGATCAAGACGCTCGTCGACCGCTACCTGAAGGACCCGGTCTCGCACGAGGTCGACGCCGCCCAGGGCGCGGTGACGACCATGTCGCACCACATCCTGATCGTGAAGCCCAAGGACAAGGCGCCGGTCACCGCGGCCATCGCCTCCCGCAAGGGCCGCACCATCATCTTCGTCCGCACCCAGCTGGGCGCGGACCGGGTCGCCGAGCAGCTGCGCGACGCCGGCGCCAAGGCCGACGCGCTGCACGGCGGCATGACGCAGGGCGCCCGCACCCGGACGCTGGCCGACTTCAAGGACGGCTACGTCAACGTCCTGGTCGCCACCGACGTCGCCGCGCGCGGCATCCACGTGGACGGCATCGACCTGGTCCTGAACGTGGACCCGGCCGGCGACCACAAGGACTACCTGCACCGGGCCGGCCGTACCGCTCGCGCGGGCCGCACCGGCACCGTCGTCTCGCTGTCGCTGCCGCACCAGCGCCGGCAGATCTTCCGGCTGATGGAGGACGCGGGCGTCGACGCCGGGCGTCACATCATCAACTCCGGCACCGCCTTCGAGCCCGAGGTCGCCGAGATCACCGGCGCCCGTTCGATGACCGAGGTGCAGGCCGAGTCGGCCGGCAACGCGGCGCACCAGGCCGAGCGCGAGGTCTCCCAGCTCACCAAGGAGCTGGAGCGGGCCACGCGGCGCGCGTCCGAGCTGCGCGAGGAGGCCGACCGGCTGTCCGCCCGCGCCGCCCGCGAGCGCGGCGAGGACCCGGAGACGGCGGTCGCCGAGACGGCGGTCGCGGCCGAGGGTGCCACCGACGCCGCCCAGGCGACGGAGCAGCAGCCGGCCGCCGACGCCCCGGCCCGCGAGGAGTCCGCGACGGCTTCGGCTCCGTCGGCCCCCGCGTACGAGCGTCCGCGCCAGCAGCGTGACGAGCGCGGCAACTACGAGCGCCGTGACCGTCGTGACGACCGTCCGTCGGGCGGTTTCCGCCGGGACGACCGCCGCGATGACCGTGGTGGCCGTTCCTTCGAGCGTCGTGACGACCGTCCGTCGGGCGGTTTCCGCCGGGACGACCGCCGCGATGACCGTGGTGGCCGTTCCTTCGAGCGTCGTGACGACCGTCCGTCGGGCGGTTTCCGCCGGGACGACCGCCGTGACGACCGTGGTGGCCGTTCCTTCGACCGCCGTGACGACCGTCCCTCGGGCGGCTTCCGTCGCGACGACCGCCGCGACGACCGTCGTGACGGTGACCGTGGTGGCCGTTCCTTCGAGCGTCGTGACGACCGTCCGTCCGGCGGCTTCCGCCGTGACGACCGCCGTGACGGCGGCGGCGACCGTGGCGGCTTCCGCCGCGACGACCGCCCGTCCGGCCACCGGGGCAGCGACCGCCCCTTCAACCGCGACCGGCAGACCGGCGGCGACCGTCCGTTCAACCGTGACCGGCAGGGCGACCGTCCGGGCTTCCGCTCCGGCGGCCACGACCGTCCCACCGGCCGCCGCGACGACCACCGCGGCACCGGCACCGGCACGGGCACCGGCTCCTTCGGGCGCCGGGACGACAAGCCGCGCTGGAAGCGCAACGGCTGA
- a CDS encoding metallopeptidase family protein — protein MLEMTREEFEELVAESLDRIPAELTRLMDNVAVFVEDEPPADDPELLGLYEGTPLTDRGEWYAGVLPDRITVFRGPTLRMCATREEVVAETEITVVHEIAHHFGIDDARLHALGYG, from the coding sequence GTGCTGGAGATGACGCGTGAGGAGTTCGAGGAACTGGTGGCCGAGTCGCTCGACCGGATTCCGGCCGAGCTGACGCGGCTGATGGACAACGTCGCGGTGTTCGTCGAGGACGAACCGCCCGCCGACGACCCCGAGCTGCTCGGGCTCTACGAGGGGACGCCGCTGACCGACCGGGGCGAGTGGTACGCGGGGGTGCTGCCTGACCGGATCACGGTGTTCAGGGGGCCGACGCTGCGCATGTGCGCGACGCGCGAGGAGGTCGTCGCGGAGACCGAGATCACCGTCGTCCACGAGATCGCGCACCACTTCGGGATCGACGACGCCAGGCTGCACGCCCTCGGCTACGGCTGA
- a CDS encoding metallophosphoesterase family protein, with protein sequence MARVPARMSRIPGVRKVSRPGRTARSGGGRRPPGGLPRLELASRPRPWSRALGLTVVVLSGAWLGLLAVGDVRVPVGPMDTTMTLRPSLTGGTKINVSPLGALSLDSHHGPVRLDVNVDQLDPARSAALVDHPERLSGLQDEVARDVEHGTLDLAVRSGVAVVAGATALGLAVYRRPRTALTAGGLALTLLTASGASAYATWNPESVLEPKYSGLLSSAPSLVGNARSIVTEFDVYQKELARLVTNVTKLYDVTSTLPAYRPDPTTLRVLHVSDIHLNPASWKIIASLVDQYKVNVIVDSGDTMDHGTAAENGFLDPIADLGAPYVWVRGNHDSRATQRYLERMRNVRVLDDGRAVSVAGLRFAGIGDPQFTPDRSEGAGADASEEIAGARLASALRDQRAAGTPVDVAVAHEPSAARLVDGEVPLVLAGHIHHEKTEVMRYGTRLRVEGSTGGSGLRAVEGTHPDPIEASILYFDRDSKRLQAWDEIKLGGLGLTTAEVSRHLPKENQPGAAPATGTPTASASASSSSSPSSASASSSSPSASVSGSPSGPAGGTRSAPRPPSP encoded by the coding sequence ATGGCTCGTGTCCCCGCCCGCATGTCCCGGATTCCCGGCGTCCGCAAGGTTTCCCGTCCCGGCCGCACCGCGCGGTCCGGCGGGGGCCGCAGGCCGCCGGGCGGTCTTCCGCGTCTCGAACTCGCCTCCCGGCCGCGGCCCTGGTCGCGCGCCCTGGGGCTGACCGTCGTCGTGCTGTCCGGTGCCTGGCTGGGGCTGCTGGCCGTCGGTGACGTCCGGGTCCCGGTCGGGCCGATGGACACGACGATGACCCTGCGCCCGTCCCTCACCGGCGGCACGAAGATCAACGTGTCGCCGCTCGGCGCGCTCAGCCTCGACAGCCACCACGGCCCGGTCCGCCTCGACGTCAACGTCGACCAGCTCGACCCGGCCCGCTCCGCCGCGCTCGTCGACCACCCCGAGCGGCTCTCCGGGCTCCAGGACGAGGTGGCGCGGGACGTCGAGCACGGCACCCTCGACCTCGCCGTCCGCTCCGGAGTGGCGGTCGTCGCGGGCGCGACCGCGCTCGGGCTCGCCGTCTACCGCCGTCCGCGGACCGCGCTCACCGCGGGCGGCCTCGCGCTCACCCTGCTCACGGCGTCCGGGGCGTCGGCGTACGCGACCTGGAACCCGGAGTCGGTCCTCGAGCCGAAGTACTCGGGGCTGCTCTCCTCGGCGCCCTCACTGGTCGGCAACGCGCGCAGCATCGTCACCGAATTCGACGTGTACCAGAAGGAGTTGGCCCGTCTGGTGACGAACGTGACGAAGCTCTACGACGTCACCTCGACGCTCCCCGCCTACCGGCCCGACCCGACCACCCTGCGCGTCCTGCACGTCTCCGACATCCACCTCAACCCGGCGAGCTGGAAGATCATCGCGTCGCTGGTCGACCAGTACAAGGTGAACGTGATCGTCGACTCGGGCGACACCATGGACCACGGGACGGCGGCCGAGAACGGCTTCCTCGACCCGATCGCCGACCTCGGCGCCCCCTACGTGTGGGTCAGGGGCAACCACGACTCGCGGGCCACCCAGCGCTATCTGGAGCGCATGAGGAACGTGCGGGTCCTGGACGACGGCCGGGCCGTCTCCGTCGCCGGGCTGCGCTTCGCGGGCATCGGCGACCCGCAGTTCACGCCCGACCGCTCCGAGGGCGCGGGCGCGGACGCCTCCGAGGAGATCGCGGGCGCCCGGCTGGCGTCGGCCCTGCGCGACCAGAGGGCGGCGGGCACCCCCGTCGACGTGGCGGTCGCGCACGAGCCGTCGGCCGCGCGGCTGGTGGACGGCGAGGTGCCGCTGGTGCTGGCCGGGCACATCCACCACGAGAAGACGGAGGTCATGCGGTACGGCACCCGGCTGCGCGTGGAGGGCTCCACCGGCGGCAGCGGACTGCGCGCGGTGGAGGGCACCCACCCCGACCCGATCGAGGCGTCGATCCTCTACTTCGACCGGGACAGCAAGCGGCTGCAGGCGTGGGACGAGATCAAGCTGGGGGGCCTCGGCCTGACGACGGCGGAGGTCAGCCGCCACCTCCCGAAGGAGAACCAGCCGGGCGCCGCCCCCGCCACGGGCACCCCGACCGCGTCGGCGTCGGCGTCGTCGTCATCGTCGCCGTCATCGGCGTCGGCGTCGTCATCGTCGCCGTCCGCGTCGGTCTCGGGCAGCCCCTCCGGGCCGGCCGGCGGCACCCGGTCGGCCCCGCGTCCGCCGTCCCCGTGA